From one Bos javanicus breed banteng chromosome 15, ARS-OSU_banteng_1.0, whole genome shotgun sequence genomic stretch:
- the MS4A5 gene encoding membrane-spanning 4-domains subfamily A member 5 isoform X2 — translation MDSRAAHSPVFLVFPPDITMPEFQSGDITGTTYDSSMPFPKLLATRMKILGAVQILFGVMNFSFGTALLFTLEDPFPRFPFIFISGYPFWSSALVTLSRIMNSLSAVAAAAGIILLIIGFLIDRDFLCGYSGEVSECHAVTTLFIGILIMLMAFSIIEFLISLSFSVMRGPTECGDCEEWDGAEL, via the exons ATGGATTCAAGAGCTGCACACAGTCCTGTGTTTCTAGTATTTCCTCCAGACATCACTATGCCTGAATTTCAGTCAGGGGATATTACAGGCACAACCTATGACTCTAGCATGCCCTTTCCAAAATTACTTGCTACAAGAATGAAAATCTTAGGG GCTGTGCAGATCCTGTTTGGGGTGATGAACTTCTCTTTTGGAACCGCTCTCCTTTTCACCTTGGAAGATCCATTCCCAAGGTTTccctttatatttatttcaggaTATCCATTCTGGAGCTCCGCTTTG GTGACGCTGAGCCGAATAATGAACTCGCTGAGCGCCGTGGCAGCGGCAGCTGGAATCATCCTCCTCATCATTGGTTTCCTTATAGATCGAGACTTCTTGTGCGGCTATTCTGGAGAAGTTAGTGAGTGCCATGCGGTTACCACCCTATTCATT GGAATTTTGATTATGTTGATGGCCTTCAGCATCATTGAATTTCTCATTTCCCTGTCTTTCTCCGTTATGAGGGGACCCACTGAGTGTGGTGACTGTGAGGAATGGGATGGAGCAGAACTGTGA
- the MS4A5 gene encoding membrane-spanning 4-domains subfamily A member 5 isoform X1, protein MDSRAAHSPVFLVFPPDITMPEFQSGDITGTTYDSSMPFPKLLATRMKILGAVQILFGVMNFSFGTALLFTLEDPFPRFPFIFISGYPFWSSALFVNSGAFLVALERKTTETLVTLSRIMNSLSAVAAAAGIILLIIGFLIDRDFLCGYSGEVSECHAVTTLFIGILIMLMAFSIIEFLISLSFSVMRGPTECGDCEEWDGAEL, encoded by the exons ATGGATTCAAGAGCTGCACACAGTCCTGTGTTTCTAGTATTTCCTCCAGACATCACTATGCCTGAATTTCAGTCAGGGGATATTACAGGCACAACCTATGACTCTAGCATGCCCTTTCCAAAATTACTTGCTACAAGAATGAAAATCTTAGGG GCTGTGCAGATCCTGTTTGGGGTGATGAACTTCTCTTTTGGAACCGCTCTCCTTTTCACCTTGGAAGATCCATTCCCAAGGTTTccctttatatttatttcaggaTATCCATTCTGGAGCTCCGCTTTG TTTGTTAATTCTGGAGCCTTTCTAGTTGCACTGGAAAGAAAAACCACAGAAACTCTG GTGACGCTGAGCCGAATAATGAACTCGCTGAGCGCCGTGGCAGCGGCAGCTGGAATCATCCTCCTCATCATTGGTTTCCTTATAGATCGAGACTTCTTGTGCGGCTATTCTGGAGAAGTTAGTGAGTGCCATGCGGTTACCACCCTATTCATT GGAATTTTGATTATGTTGATGGCCTTCAGCATCATTGAATTTCTCATTTCCCTGTCTTTCTCCGTTATGAGGGGACCCACTGAGTGTGGTGACTGTGAGGAATGGGATGGAGCAGAACTGTGA